In Nocardia sp. NBC_01327, the genomic stretch GAATCTTCACCAGTTCCTGGGTGGCCTTGTCCAGCGGGGATTCGTCGATGACCCGGGCGGCGGTCACCAGGCGCTTGTTGAACTTGGCGGCAATCTCGTTCTCGTACAGGGCGAAGCGGGTCATTGTCTGCTCTTTTCTCGTTCGTCGTTCGGCTACAACAGGTCGACGGCGCAGCCTGCCGAGGTGTGACATCGGCAGTAATGTGGTCGTGGTCACAGCTGCGATCGAGGCGCGGAACCCCTCCATGATGTAACTGCCAATTCACCTGTCATCCAGAGACTTTGACCAGCTGACAGCGCCCAAAAGTAAGCGCACATTCCGGTGCTGTGGTAGAAATCACCGAGAATTACGAAGGGTGGATTCGTCATGGAACCAACAGCCGAACAGCGGGCCGCACTGGGCCTGATCTGCGATACGTTCCTGCCCGGAGACGGGCTGACACTCCCCGCGGCGACGGAACTCGGGGCGGTCGACACCATCTTCCGGATTCTGGGCCGCAATCCGCGCGAGGCGGAGCAGAAGCAGCTCGCCACCCTGCTCGGACTGTGGGACTCACGACTGACGGGACTGCTCACCGGCAATGGTCCGCGGCGCTTCTCGACCCTGACCCAGGAGCAGCGGGAAGCGGCGCTGCTGCGCCTCGGCGACTCCCGGCTGGCACCGGTCCGCGCCATCTTCCAGGCCCTCAAGGGCGCATCACTGCTCGCCTACAACGTCACCCCGGGCCCGACCGGCACCAACCCGCTGTGGAAGGAAATCGGCTACCCGGCCCCGGCCGGTCCGCTGCAGACCGCACCGCAGCCCGCCCTCGCTCCCCTGCGCTTCACCGAAACCACCACGCTCACTTGCGATGTCGTGGTGATCGGTTCCGGCGCGGGCGGCGGCACGGCGGCGGCGGTGCTCGCCGGGGCCGGACTCGACGTGGTGGTGCTGGAGCGCGGAAACTATTACGACGACCGGGATTTCGGCGGCGGTGAGCTCGACGCCCTGACCAGTCTCTACGCACCCGGCCCCGCGGGTTCGGCCGAAGGCCAGATCACCCTGGTCGCGGGCAGCTGCCTGGGCGGCGGCACGGTCGTCAACTGGAGCACCTCGCTGCCCACGCCCGACAGCGTCCGCCAGGAATGGGCCGAGCTGGGCGCCAAGCAGTTCGCCGAGGACGAATTCGGTAGTGCGCTGCAGGTGGTGCAGCAGCGGCTGGGGGTCAATAGGAACCACTCCCCGCTGTCGGCGCGCGATGGCGTGCTGGAGCGCGGCGCACAGGCGCTCGGCTGGGATATCGATACCCTGCCCCGCAATGTCACCGATGCCTGTGATGCCGGAATCGAGTGCGGCCGTTGCGGTTACGGCTGCCGTCTGGGCGCGAAGCAGTCGGTCAACAAGACCTGGCTCGCCGATGCCGCGACCCAGGGCGCACGCCTGGTGATCGATGCCGATGTACGCCGGATCGAGGTGAAAAACGGCCGCGCCGAGACGGTTTCGGCACGCACCGCCGGCGGCGCCGAGATCACCGTGCAGGCCCGCGCGGTGGTGGTGGCCGCCGGGGCCATCCAGACGCCCGCACTGCTGAAGCGTTCCGGATTGCGCAACAAGAACATCGGCCGCCATCTGCGCCTGCATCCGGCCGCGGCGGTCTTCGGCGTCTTCGACGAGGAGATCCGGCCGTGGGAGGGCGGGCTGCAGACCCGCATCAGCCGCCACCACGCCGATCTGGACGGTAAGGGCTACGGCGTCATCTACGAGACCGGGCCGATCCATCCGGGCCTGGGCACCGGTTTCATGAGCTGGCGCGGCGCGGCCGATCATCGCGGCGCCATGCTGGACTTCGCGCGCTCGGATGCCATCGGCATCATTACCCGGGACCGCGATTCGGGCACCGTATCGGTGGACGGCGACGGCGAACCCATCGTGAAATACCGGCTCTCGGACTACGACGCCGCCCACCTGCACACCGGAATCACCGGCGCCGCATCGATTCTCGAAGCCGCGGGCGCACGCCGCATCTTCTCCGGACATCAGGCGGGGGTGTCCTACGAGCCGGGTGTGCGCGGCTCGCACGCCGAATTCGACGCCGCCTGCAAGCGCGCCGGTTACGGTCCCGGGCAGTGCGCGATGGGTGCACTGCACATCATGGGCTC encodes the following:
- a CDS encoding GMC family oxidoreductase, whose translation is MEPTAEQRAALGLICDTFLPGDGLTLPAATELGAVDTIFRILGRNPREAEQKQLATLLGLWDSRLTGLLTGNGPRRFSTLTQEQREAALLRLGDSRLAPVRAIFQALKGASLLAYNVTPGPTGTNPLWKEIGYPAPAGPLQTAPQPALAPLRFTETTTLTCDVVVIGSGAGGGTAAAVLAGAGLDVVVLERGNYYDDRDFGGGELDALTSLYAPGPAGSAEGQITLVAGSCLGGGTVVNWSTSLPTPDSVRQEWAELGAKQFAEDEFGSALQVVQQRLGVNRNHSPLSARDGVLERGAQALGWDIDTLPRNVTDACDAGIECGRCGYGCRLGAKQSVNKTWLADAATQGARLVIDADVRRIEVKNGRAETVSARTAGGAEITVQARAVVVAAGAIQTPALLKRSGLRNKNIGRHLRLHPAAAVFGVFDEEIRPWEGGLQTRISRHHADLDGKGYGVIYETGPIHPGLGTGFMSWRGAADHRGAMLDFARSDAIGIITRDRDSGTVSVDGDGEPIVKYRLSDYDAAHLHTGITGAASILEAAGARRIFSGHQAGVSYEPGVRGSHAEFDAACKRAGYGPGQCAMGALHIMGSARMGGSPELSATNPDGVTWDVANIVVADGSSFPTAPGVNPMVSIEAIAYMNATRLAAQLI